A region of the Chroicocephalus ridibundus chromosome 1, bChrRid1.1, whole genome shotgun sequence genome:
CTGGTGGTGCATGGAGTTCCTGTGCTGAGGGAGGAATTATTAACATCAAACAGTTGTGGACATTAATCTGTCCATTAATTGACATGTAAGACTTGAGTCTATCCATATTATACTATATCTTTAATAAGGAAGGCTGTCTAGTGGCTAGAGCACCCCACCGAATAGGGAAACATTGGAGCACCACTGAACTTGTGAGCTGATGCCAGTCACTCCATTGGTGCCAGCTGGTGCCAGTCTGTCTCCATTACCTCAGGTGAACGTATCTTTACAATGAAAAATCTGGAACTCTTTTGTGGGAGTAATACAAAAAGCTAACGTTAACACTTGGAAAAAAGCACGCTGGTTTTTGCCAGTGGCAGCTTCGGACTCATCAGAGGCACACAGAGATTTCTGAGTGGAGGATTTTTTTCCACCAGTGACTTACAATACTGAGAATTTATCAGGAAACGGGAATGTCACTGCCATTCACCATGAGTGAAAGGAAAGTATTTCTTGTATCTAAATTCATTTTTCCATGATCCTGAAAATGGCTTCGTAGTTGACACGTGGAAAACAGAGCTGTTCTGATTCAGCTTGAAGTCATATTCTCTTTAGAGTTGCCTCACATGAAAACCGGGAGTAATATCTGTCTACTTTTCCTAGGCTGTGATTGTTACTGTCTGCAGATTTCTTTGAGGGTCTGAGGTAGAAGGCATCATGCAGATGTGATGCACTGTTGTAAAGCTGCGATTCTGACAGCAGAATGCTAATCTGAAATGTGACTCTGGAATTACTGCTGTTGCtactccttccttcccctcctcagtgAAGTACACAGAAATCAGatgctcctttcttttttccccatctcccaTGCTCTTGGTTCCACTGAGGTAGAAAATAAcctaaaatgcttctgaaattgTATTTTCCAAGGGATTTCCTAGTGCATCAGGCTGGCATGCATCAAACGGGTAGAAGCAGAAATCTGTCCCTTGTCTGGAACAGCACAGTGAGCACTTATTTTCTGTGAATTAATCCTGATTGAGGATGGATGTCGCTATCTGttccacaccccacccccccccggcccaacTCCCCTAGGCCAAAAAATGAGCCTTTTACACATGAAGCTATGCATTTATGTCTGTGCTTTGCCACAAAGCTAATCCCTAGTAAACACACTCTCGAGGCTACAGTATGCAAAACCTCTCTCCTAAAGATGACATttggaaaacctgtttttttttttctctttaattgcaGGTAGCTGCACTCACCGTGGACTGCTGAATGTTAGCCAGCCCTATATTGTAAAGCTGAACTGGAGAGGATTTTCCTACAGATATGGTTCCTGGGGTAGAGATTACTCTCCCTCTAACCCAGAGAAGGAAGTCTATTGGGTTGCACCATTGAACACAGATGGGAGATACTTGGAATACTACAGAATTTATAGTTCATTTGATAATTTGCTTCTGTTTAGACCCACGTATGAAAGGAGAATAACATATGGGGAAGGAAGTGGTGCTGCCctttataataattttttgtaCTATCATGCTTATAATTCAAGACATATGGTGAAGCATGATATAAAAACAAACAACGTGGTTTTGAGAAAGGATCTTCCAGATGCTGTTACTGGTAACCGTTTCTCTTATGCAGGTGTATCATGGCAAGACATAGATTTTGCTGTGGATGAAAGTGGGTTATGGGTAATATATTCAACAGAAAATAGCATGGGCAACATTGTGATTAGCAAACTCAATGAGACCACACTTGATGTGATAAATACTTGGCAGACACGACAGTACAAGCCATCTGTTTCCAACGCTTTCATGTTATGTGGTGTTCTGTATGCCACAAGGCCAATGAACACTAGGAAAGAGGAAATCTTCTACATGTATGACACGAGTACTGGCCAAGAAGGGAGAATAAGTGTTGTTATGGATAAAAAGCTAGATACAATCCAGAGTGTTGATTATAACCCCACAGATCAGAAACTGTATGTTTATAATGACGGTTACCTTCTAAGATATGATGTGACCTTTCAGTCTTAGTATCTCAGTGCCATAAACGTGATAAAACTGGCAGAAACTAAAATGAGAGATCCGATTAGACAATGCCTTTGCCAGTTTAGGGTTCATCTGGTCTGATGTACTGTATCTGGGGGTGTTATATATGTTACTTATACTCTTTAAAGGAATTAGTAGTATTGCTGCCAGCAGTGTCTGGCAGTACTGGGTTCTTTAGACTTTGATTGGTGTTTATTGGTGCTTTGTGCTTTACAATTGTCCTAACTCTAAGGGTAGATTTACTGCATAGATTTAGTGCATTTTGTTCACAGAAATTGATGGGCACAGCCTATCTACTGACCAGGAAGCTAATTACCCACTGATGTGCATTTGTCAGTGTGACACCGGCAAGGCACCCAGAAACAGAGAATGAATTTCCACTGATCTTCATCAGAGTGAACTGAGGCTTCAGAGAAACTAATAGAAGGATTAAAATAGTATGGGAAATAGACTTGGTTGGAAAACAGCAACCCATTTTTTAGGTGGAAGTAGTAGTATCTGGCTCAAGGCTTCAGGAGAGAGGGTAGAAATGGACTTTGCTGCCTGAAGCCCTACCACAGATAGGGGAGAGAGGCCACTGGGGACAAAGACAGAGCTCACTGCCCTTCCCATCACTGATGCAgtgggacagccacccctgaggCCCTACCTGTAGCTGCCTCCCCTTGGGTCAGCCCTCTCCCAAACTGCCATGGCAGCAGGCTGGCTTCCCAGAGTGACTATGGGGGCAAAACTGGCAGTAGGGCTTTCAGCAACTTTCTTTCTgtccccctctgctgcccttagCAACTCCCTGTGCATAGACCTGGCCTTATGAATGGTCTTATTGCAATCTAGCTATGTTTTGTGGTCACCATGGCTCTATTTTCCTGGCAGTACAGTGCAAGAaacactgttttcctttccttaatgCTCTTGTAAGCTGATGCAAATCCTCCCGTTGACTTTATTGGCCATGGGTGGCATTTAGGTATATATCATACGTTGCCATAGAATGACAGCCGTGTTATTTAATGTGCCTCTATTCAGCACTTTTGCCATTCTGTAATTAGATTCCTGAGACCCTTGTTAGTGTAGGGTCCGATTTTTTCCCTGGGTAATTCTGTCTTACAGCAAGCTGAGGGGTCTTGCGGAAAACAGAAGTCTGGTCAGACTAGTTGgatatgtgtgtttttttttttttaaaagggtattGTGTAACAATTTTTGAGTGTGTGCACTGTATCAATGTCTTACCTTCATCATGTCATCAGGCTGAAATACTGGAATTCAGAGCTCTGCAATGATGCAGAGAGCAGTTCATGTGGTTCATTTTCTCCTACTCATTTTCTACCTATGCAACCATGTCTGTGCCCTCTGATAATCAAAATCAATACACATCcaaatgactgtttttttttaaaataaaaacaatatttcaaagaatCTCAGATGTGCTATAGAGCCACGTAAAGCTGCTTGTGACAAATAGGTAACTTCTGGGATGCAAAGGGAAGTCAGGGCACCAAATGTTTGAAACAGGATCATTGTGCTCGCTTGGGTTCTGTGTGCTTGAACAGCTCTGGGAACAACACAAAGGTGTGAATCAGTATGTCAACAAGTACATAAGAGGAGCTTTATTTCCCCACACAGAAATATGTTAGCTGGTTAGGGTAACATTTTTCCACCGAGCTGAGATGTTACTCGAGACATTGGAGGCTGATGAACTGATGACACATTTCGAAGCCAGGTGCTGCCACTTATCAGGTATCAGCATCTGTTTCTTGGAAACCTGTGAAATGAATTTGAAAGCCAGGGAGGCATTGGTGCAGTAATCTGATCAGtcagcacaggcagggctgctgtgtgAATAATCCGTAACAGCCCAAGTAAGGATTtggctgagaaaggaagaagaaaagactgcaaaaaatactttttccttctacatctgtgtgtgtgtcaAGGAAGGTGAGCAACTCTCTGCCTATTATAAAGAAATGCTGTCAGCATGGGCCTTGAGGCTCCTCAGCTCACCACCGTTTAGGGAGGGAGTCGATGTTAGCATGTATGTGACCAGTTCAGGTGAATTGACTGTGATGCTCAAGTTCTTCCTGGGGGCAGGTCCTTGTGATCTAGCTTTACCCCCTTTGCAAACAGCAGAACTGGAGGCTTCCATGGGGGCGGTGGGGATGCCATGGCTACCCACCATGCTTGGCTGTGGTGTGGCCCAGACCTTGTGTGACCTGGTACCGGGCTCCAGCTGGACCTCACTGAGGTGGCCCAAAGGTGGGAAGAGAGTGGCGGTGGCCGTCTCGTCAGGGTACCACACAAAGTCTCTCCAGAGAAGATAAAACAGTCAGGTTAGACCTTGGTAGCTCGCTACGCAAAGGAAAGCGGAAACATCCCTGCACTTATAAAACCTTAAAATACCTCGTGTGGAGGGGCTGGGTCAGGACGTTTTGGTCCAGGCAAGGCTGAGTTTGTCCTTTGATTTTTGTTCTGCGCTAATATTTCTCAGGCAGCTGGTGCCAGGGTGCAGCTGGGGCTCCCCTGGGGTCCATCAAGGCTGAGTCTGGCAGACGGGACATGTCTCACCACCCCGGAGAGGAGCAGGACACTGCCCCAGCCTGGGACATCGGGCACCTCCATGGGGatgggctgaggctgggctgggacagGGGCCCATGGATGTGCCTGGCTCGGTGAGGCCCatagccgggcagggcagggctgtggggagctggaggccgGCCGTGCTGTGGCATTGCTGGGACAGGGGCTGGTAGCCtggggggctgacatggggtcctgggcagggtggtggggagccccagaggggtgggcagggtgggcagTGAGGCACATAAGTGGTCCTGGGGCTCTGTCAGCTGGCAATGCTTCTCCTAATGCTATAAGAGGCTTTGCAGAGTTGTAGAAAGACCGttgtccttttaaaaacagaaaaataaaaggcaggaaatGACTATATTTCAGCTCCTGGCCTATTGATTTGGCATCTCCCCATGGAGGTTTTGGGGTATATAAACAATATTGAACATAAATAGTACCTGCCACAGGGCCCGGAGGAGAGGACATCTGTCTGCGCGGTGACACAGGGAACTGCAGTACAGGGACTTCGATGCAATTTCGTTGATGAGTGGTTTTCACACCACCTAACTCGAGGCACCTGAGGCGGGAGACTCAGCTCTGATCCGTGCAACGATTGTAAGTGGGGAGAGAGGGACCTTCTGCAAAGGTGCACTTCGAGAAGAGCGTGTAATACATCTTTTCTATTCTTCCCTTAGACTTGTCCTTTCAGGCCTGGGATGAAGGTGGTTCAGTAGAGCTGGCTGTTAAAATCAAAGTGTGTTCTTGAGCTGTCCGTGGCACACAACCTTGGGCGGGTTTCACTCGCTGGCCCTGTTGCCCCCTCTCCTGCAGCTGGTGCTacctctgctttgtctggggggtgtttcttcctctctttcctttgtgGACATGGAGAAGACTTCACCCCCATGCTTTCCAATATGGGCTCTTACTGGTTTGGTGATTCCACACCATTTCTTGACATGGTTTTGCCTGCAGTGACGTAAGTTTCACTCCCTTTCACCCAGACTTTCCTGACACCCACTGACCTTGTTCCCCCCAAGTCTGTTCAAAGTGCAATGACAAATTCAATCTCTTTTGCCTTTTGCAGTCCTTCTTGGTCCCACCCTCTCTTTAACGAGTTAGATACAAGCTTTTTATTCTTCGGTCCAGGActttcatctccttccctctcAGGAACTGTGTTATCTGAGCCTCCCTGCTTTGCTACCAAAGTTACGACAGCCTCCTTCATCCTCCTGTTCCCTTGTCACACACCTTTCCCTTTGTCCCACGCTGACACTTTTCTCTGGGATGCCCTCTCCAAACAGATCTATCAGCTTCCCTGGGGTCCTCCAAATTTCtcattaatttctctgtaaaGCTCCTGATAAATTGCCAGCTTACTACAGCTAACTTGTTGCCTTCAGTAGGAGACTGGTATTTATTTGCATCATGTATTCTATTAGCTGGCACATGAGAGCATAACGCTAGCAATTAGAAACTCTCTTATTCATTCCCGTATGTCACTCCCTCACTCTCTGTTACATTCACTTGTTGTATCTTGCCTTAAATGGAGATTATATGTTCCTCAAGGGAAATACCTGTCTTGTAGTTTGGGTAGTACAGCGCCTAGCATGATGGGCTGCTACCTTCCTCCTCTCTCGTAGGTACTTCTGAGCAACAAACAATAAAGAGCAGCAAAAGCTGGCCAGGGATTGTTGCATGCATCTGTGtttttgtctgaattttcatGCATGCTGCTACGTGTGCTGCATATAAATCGACTTCGGAAAGTAGGCAAACAATATGCTTCCAGACAACTGTGTAAACATTCTGCTGGAAACTGTTTCAGTAGCTATGCGCACATAATGTAGCTACAATGCATCCCTAAATTTGTACCATGTGGGGTAGGATCACTTTTCCTCCTgtaaatatttgatttctttcccttctttctttgcattttcgtGACAGCACAACAGTTGTTCCCTGAAAGCCAGAGACCAATGGCACAAGCGGGCACCACACACAGAGCCTGCAGCCATGATGTTTTTCATACTGCCAAACAACCTGGGATTTTGCAGGACTAGGAGTTCTCCCAGTCGGACAAAATTCTCGCTTTGTAGGTGAGCTGTGTTTGGAAAGATGAGAATTAACGAATTGCAACATTATGGTTtgtaaaagggagcacgtgtaaGGGCGAATGTGCATGTCTAGCAGGATTCGTGTCTTCCCCTCTGCTTGCTGGGTTGCTGCCAGTTTGCAAGCTGTTAGCCACGTACGGGGAAGCAAATGAAGTGAGGGAAGCTGCATGGGCAACTGTTCGAGTCTTCAGGGAATGGCTCCTGCCACTGGCCTACATTCTCCAGGCCAGTTGGGCTGTACTTGGCCTTAGGCCATGGGTGAGGGCAAATCTGGCTTTAAACCGTTGCTCGTCCTCAGCAATGAGGCTGGAAAGTGGTGGCCCAGTCCCCAAACTTCTTTATCTTCTACCTACTGCATGTGTTACCTAGGGAGCAGTGGGAAACAGCCATATGCCGCGTACTCTGCGGCATCTCTCTGCCGCGGTACATGCATGATGCTAGAGAGGGAAAGAGGTGGGCAATACTGCTATGCAGTTAGTCGGTCCACTGGTGGCAGAAGGTGTCACTGGAAGAAGACATCTGAGTGCGCTGCTTTTGGCTGGAGCTGTGCAGAAGAGGGGCATAATCCTAGACAGAGATCCCAGGAGATCTCCTTGCCCACCCCTCTGCTCGAAGGCAGGATCACACATGCCTGAGCTGCCCTTGACAGCTGTTTGTATAATCTGTTCTTTAAAACCTCTAATGCTGGAGATTTCACAGTCTCCCTAGGTGGCCTCTTTGGGCAATTAACTACCCTCAAAACTAGGAAATTTTTCATAAACATTCTCTGTTGCAAATTAAGCAGATTTAAGAAGATAAGCATGACTATGTTGCTGAGACCAAAGGCTCAGCTGTTCTAGCGTTCTTTACAAAACAGTGGCCAATAGCAGAGGCTTCAGAGAAGTGTATAAGAGCAGGACAA
Encoded here:
- the OLFM4 gene encoding olfactomedin-4; translated protein: MTGDPHTPPELFTNVSGSVDDKGTCQCSVYLPDTTFPVQKAERLEIIAATLSEKFELELSQVRQYSKMIEVYQQQILNLTIRVQHMEESSISYTELDFQLLKVEISDLKRLVTQLKSSLVGSNVVVEQIYLEITNLTILVNELESLDKNNVLAIRRQIVSLQNRLKECEESRNKTTVPPYFPPGSCTHRGLLNVSQPYIVKLNWRGFSYRYGSWGRDYSPSNPEKEVYWVAPLNTDGRYLEYYRIYSSFDNLLLFRPTYERRITYGEGSGAALYNNFLYYHAYNSRHMVKHDIKTNNVVLRKDLPDAVTGNRFSYAGVSWQDIDFAVDESGLWVIYSTENSMGNIVISKLNETTLDVINTWQTRQYKPSVSNAFMLCGVLYATRPMNTRKEEIFYMYDTSTGQEGRISVVMDKKLDTIQSVDYNPTDQKLYVYNDGYLLRYDVTFQS